The proteins below come from a single Acanthopagrus latus isolate v.2019 chromosome 4, fAcaLat1.1, whole genome shotgun sequence genomic window:
- the hsd11b2 gene encoding corticosteroid 11-beta-dehydrogenase isozyme 2 isoform X1, translating to MMDDYNLPFWIYLAVVTVFVGGAMKKILASHLSAAPPLVAWLGATVLVERLWALCLPAMLLLALLALACCLYSTRTGPPPAALSTHGKAILITGCDSGFGNAAAKHLDALGFEVFATVLDLSGDGARELQKTCSTRLTLLQVDITQPQQVQQALLDTKAKLGLRGLWGLVNNAGVCVNFGDAELSLMSNFRGCMEVNFFGTLSITKSFLPLLRQSKGRVVTISSPAGDQPFPCLAAYGASKAALNLFMNTLRHELEPWGVQVSTILPSSYKTGRCSNQSYWEQQHKQLLQSLPPALLEDYGEDYMAETKELFHSYARQANPDLSPVTNAIVQALLSPQPQARYFAGPGVGLMYFIHSYCPFSISNRFLQKLFMKKKLMPRALRKQSGLDLNLSLHNNNNNNNNNEEEEKEEKHK from the exons ATGATGGATGATTACAATCTTCCCTTCTGGATTTACCTGGCTGTTGTGACCGTGTTTGTCGGCGGAGCCATGAAGAAAATTTTGGCTTCCCACCTGAGCGCAGCCCCCCCACTGGTGGCGTGGCTGGGGGCGACTGTGTTGGTGGAGCGTCTGTGGGCGCTCTGCCTGCCagccatgctgctgctggcgcTGCTTGCCCTCGCCTGCTGCCTCTACTCGACCAGGACCGGCCCACCGCCTGCAGCCCTGTCCACCCATGGCAAAGCCATCCTCATCACAG GCTGTGACTCTGGGTTCGGGAACGCGGCGGCGAAGCATCTGGACGCTCTGGGCTTCGAGGTGTTTGCCACAGTATTGGACCTGTCAGGTGATGGAGccagagagctgcagaagacCTGCTCCACCCGCCTCACCCTCCTCCAGGTGGACATCACCCAGCCGCAGCAGGTCCAACAGGCGCTTCTGGACACCAAGGCCAAACTGGGCCTCAGAG gtCTGTGGGGTTTGGTGAACAatgctggagtgtgtgtgaactTTGGAGACGCAGAGCTGTCGCTGATGTCAAACTTCCGCGGTTGCATGGAGGTGAACTTCTTTGGCACGCTGAGCATCACCAAGAGCTTCCTGCCGCTGCTGCGACAGTCCAAAGGACGCGTCGTCACCATCTCCAgccctgcag GTGACCAGCCTTTTCCCTGTCTGGCAGCGTATGGAGCATCAAAAGCTGCTCTCAACCTCTTCATGAACACTCTGAGACACGAGCTGGAGCCCTGGGGCGTCCAAGTGTCCACCATCCTGCCCTCCTCATATAAGACAG gtcGCTGCAGTAACCAGTCGTACTgggagcagcagcacaaacagctgctgcagagtcttCCTCCAGCGCTGCTCGAGGACTACGGCGAGGACTACATGGCCGAGACCAAGGAGCTGTTTCACAGCTACGCCAGGCAGGCCAACCCTGACCTCAGCCCCGTCACCAACGCCATCGTCCAGGCGCTGCTTTCGCCACAGCCACAAGCGCGTTATTTTGCAGGGCCCGGCGTCGGCCTCATGTACTTCATCCACAGCTACTGCCCCTTCAGCATCAGCAACCGCTTCCTCCAGAAACTGTtcatgaagaagaagctgatgcCGCGTGCTCTGAGGAAGCAGTCGGGCTTGGACCTGAACCTCAGcctccacaacaacaacaacaacaacaacaacaacgaggaggaggagaaggaggagaagcacAAGTAG
- the hsd11b2 gene encoding corticosteroid 11-beta-dehydrogenase isozyme 2 isoform X2 has translation MMDDYNLPFWIYLAVVTVFVGGAMKKILASHLSAAPPLVAWLGATVLVERLWALCLPAMLLLALLALACCLYSTRTGPPPAALSTHGKAILITGCDSGFGNAAAKHLDALGFEVFATVLDLSGDGARELQKTCSTRLTLLQVDITQPQQVQQALLDTKAKLGLRGLWGLVNNAGVCVNFGDAELSLMSNFRGCMEVNFFGTLSITKSFLPLLRQSKGRVVTISSPAAYGASKAALNLFMNTLRHELEPWGVQVSTILPSSYKTGRCSNQSYWEQQHKQLLQSLPPALLEDYGEDYMAETKELFHSYARQANPDLSPVTNAIVQALLSPQPQARYFAGPGVGLMYFIHSYCPFSISNRFLQKLFMKKKLMPRALRKQSGLDLNLSLHNNNNNNNNNEEEEKEEKHK, from the exons ATGATGGATGATTACAATCTTCCCTTCTGGATTTACCTGGCTGTTGTGACCGTGTTTGTCGGCGGAGCCATGAAGAAAATTTTGGCTTCCCACCTGAGCGCAGCCCCCCCACTGGTGGCGTGGCTGGGGGCGACTGTGTTGGTGGAGCGTCTGTGGGCGCTCTGCCTGCCagccatgctgctgctggcgcTGCTTGCCCTCGCCTGCTGCCTCTACTCGACCAGGACCGGCCCACCGCCTGCAGCCCTGTCCACCCATGGCAAAGCCATCCTCATCACAG GCTGTGACTCTGGGTTCGGGAACGCGGCGGCGAAGCATCTGGACGCTCTGGGCTTCGAGGTGTTTGCCACAGTATTGGACCTGTCAGGTGATGGAGccagagagctgcagaagacCTGCTCCACCCGCCTCACCCTCCTCCAGGTGGACATCACCCAGCCGCAGCAGGTCCAACAGGCGCTTCTGGACACCAAGGCCAAACTGGGCCTCAGAG gtCTGTGGGGTTTGGTGAACAatgctggagtgtgtgtgaactTTGGAGACGCAGAGCTGTCGCTGATGTCAAACTTCCGCGGTTGCATGGAGGTGAACTTCTTTGGCACGCTGAGCATCACCAAGAGCTTCCTGCCGCTGCTGCGACAGTCCAAAGGACGCGTCGTCACCATCTCCAgccctgcag CGTATGGAGCATCAAAAGCTGCTCTCAACCTCTTCATGAACACTCTGAGACACGAGCTGGAGCCCTGGGGCGTCCAAGTGTCCACCATCCTGCCCTCCTCATATAAGACAG gtcGCTGCAGTAACCAGTCGTACTgggagcagcagcacaaacagctgctgcagagtcttCCTCCAGCGCTGCTCGAGGACTACGGCGAGGACTACATGGCCGAGACCAAGGAGCTGTTTCACAGCTACGCCAGGCAGGCCAACCCTGACCTCAGCCCCGTCACCAACGCCATCGTCCAGGCGCTGCTTTCGCCACAGCCACAAGCGCGTTATTTTGCAGGGCCCGGCGTCGGCCTCATGTACTTCATCCACAGCTACTGCCCCTTCAGCATCAGCAACCGCTTCCTCCAGAAACTGTtcatgaagaagaagctgatgcCGCGTGCTCTGAGGAAGCAGTCGGGCTTGGACCTGAACCTCAGcctccacaacaacaacaacaacaacaacaacaacgaggaggaggagaaggaggagaagcacAAGTAG
- the hsd11b2 gene encoding corticosteroid 11-beta-dehydrogenase isozyme 2 isoform X3 — MMDDYNLPFWIYLAVVTVFVGGAMKKILASHLSAAPPLVAWLGATVLVERLWALCLPAMLLLALLALACCLYSTRTGPPPAALSTHGKAILITGCDSGFGNAAAKHLDALGFEVFATVLDLSGDGARELQKTCSTRLTLLQVDITQPQQVQQALLDTKAKLGLRGLWGLVNNAGVCVNFGDAELSLMSNFRGCMEVNFFGTLSITKSFLPLLRQSKGRVVTISSPAGRCSNQSYWEQQHKQLLQSLPPALLEDYGEDYMAETKELFHSYARQANPDLSPVTNAIVQALLSPQPQARYFAGPGVGLMYFIHSYCPFSISNRFLQKLFMKKKLMPRALRKQSGLDLNLSLHNNNNNNNNNEEEEKEEKHK, encoded by the exons ATGATGGATGATTACAATCTTCCCTTCTGGATTTACCTGGCTGTTGTGACCGTGTTTGTCGGCGGAGCCATGAAGAAAATTTTGGCTTCCCACCTGAGCGCAGCCCCCCCACTGGTGGCGTGGCTGGGGGCGACTGTGTTGGTGGAGCGTCTGTGGGCGCTCTGCCTGCCagccatgctgctgctggcgcTGCTTGCCCTCGCCTGCTGCCTCTACTCGACCAGGACCGGCCCACCGCCTGCAGCCCTGTCCACCCATGGCAAAGCCATCCTCATCACAG GCTGTGACTCTGGGTTCGGGAACGCGGCGGCGAAGCATCTGGACGCTCTGGGCTTCGAGGTGTTTGCCACAGTATTGGACCTGTCAGGTGATGGAGccagagagctgcagaagacCTGCTCCACCCGCCTCACCCTCCTCCAGGTGGACATCACCCAGCCGCAGCAGGTCCAACAGGCGCTTCTGGACACCAAGGCCAAACTGGGCCTCAGAG gtCTGTGGGGTTTGGTGAACAatgctggagtgtgtgtgaactTTGGAGACGCAGAGCTGTCGCTGATGTCAAACTTCCGCGGTTGCATGGAGGTGAACTTCTTTGGCACGCTGAGCATCACCAAGAGCTTCCTGCCGCTGCTGCGACAGTCCAAAGGACGCGTCGTCACCATCTCCAgccctgcag gtcGCTGCAGTAACCAGTCGTACTgggagcagcagcacaaacagctgctgcagagtcttCCTCCAGCGCTGCTCGAGGACTACGGCGAGGACTACATGGCCGAGACCAAGGAGCTGTTTCACAGCTACGCCAGGCAGGCCAACCCTGACCTCAGCCCCGTCACCAACGCCATCGTCCAGGCGCTGCTTTCGCCACAGCCACAAGCGCGTTATTTTGCAGGGCCCGGCGTCGGCCTCATGTACTTCATCCACAGCTACTGCCCCTTCAGCATCAGCAACCGCTTCCTCCAGAAACTGTtcatgaagaagaagctgatgcCGCGTGCTCTGAGGAAGCAGTCGGGCTTGGACCTGAACCTCAGcctccacaacaacaacaacaacaacaacaacaacgaggaggaggagaaggaggagaagcacAAGTAG